Proteins from one Ipomoea triloba cultivar NCNSP0323 chromosome 1, ASM357664v1 genomic window:
- the LOC116013697 gene encoding sporamin A-like, whose amino-acid sequence MKALTLALFLALSLYLLPNPAHSRFNPIRLPTTHEPPSSETPVLDINGDEVRAGGNYYMVSAIWGAGGGGLRLAHLDMMSKCASDVIVSPNDLDNGDPITITPSTADPESSVIMTSTYQTFRFNIATNKLCVNNVNWGIQHDSASGQYFLKAGEFVSDNSNQFKIEVVDANLNFYKLTYCQFGSDKCYNVGRFHDPMLRTTRLALSNSPFVFVIKPTDV is encoded by the coding sequence ATGAAAGCCCTCACACTCGCACTCTTCTTGGCTCTTTCCCTATATCTCCTCCCCAATCCAGCCCATTCCAGGTTCAATCCCATCCGCCTCCCCACCACACACGAACCCCCCTCCTCTGAAACTCCAGTACTAGACATCAACGGCGACGAGGTCCGCGCCGGCGGGAACTACTACATGGTCTCCGCCATATGGGGAGCGGGCGGCGGAGGGCTAAGACTCGCCCACTTGGACATGATGTCCAAATGCGCCAGCGACGTCATCGTATCTCCCAACGACTTAGACAACGGCGACCCCATCACCATCACGCCGTCGACGGCCGACCCGGAATCCTCCGTCATCATGACGTCGACGTACCAGACTTTCCGGTTCAACATCGCCACCAACAAGCTCTGCGTAAACAACGTGAACTGGGGAATCCAGCACGACAGCGCGTCCGGGCAGTATTTCCTGAAAGCCGGCGAGTTTGTCTCCGACAATAGCAACCAGTTCAAGATTGAGGTGGTGGATGCCAACCTTAACTTCTACAAACTCACTTACTGTCAGTTCGGCTCCGACAAATGCTACAACGTCGGCAGATTTCACGACCCCATGTTGAGGACCACGCGCTTGGCTCTCTCCAATTCTCCCTTCGTTTTTGTCATCAAACCTACCGATGTGTAA
- the LOC116001273 gene encoding sporamin B, with the protein MKALALFFLLSLYLLPNPAHSKFNPIRLRPAHETASSETPVLDINGDEVRAGENYYMVSAIWGAGGGGLRLVRLDSSSNECASDVIVSRSDFDNGDPITITPAADPEATVVMPSTYQTFRFNIATNKLCVNNVNWGIKHDSESGQYFVKAGEFVSDNSNQFKIEVVNDNLNAYKISYCQFGTEKCFNVGRYYDPLTRATRLALSNTPFVFVIKPTDM; encoded by the coding sequence ATGAAAGCCCTCGCACTCTTCTTCCTACTTTCCCTCTATCTCCTCCCCAACCCAGCTCATTCCAAGTTCAATCCCATCCGCCTCCGCCCCGCCCACGAAACGGCGTCGTCCGAAACTCCGGTGCTCGACATCAACGGCGACGAAGTCCGGGCCGGCGAAAATTACTACATGGTCTCCGCCATATGGGGCGCCGGCGGCGGAGGCCTGAGACTCGTCCGATTGGATTCCTCCTCGAACGAATGCGCCAGCGACGTGATCGTATCCCGGAGCGACTTCGACAACGGCGACCCAATTACCATCACGCCGGCGGCGGACCCGGAAGCCACCGTGGTCATGCCGTCGACGTACCAGACCTTCAGATTCAACATTGCGACGAACAAACTCTGCGTAAACAACGTAAACTGGGGGATCAAGCACGACAGCGAATCCGGGCAATATTTCGTGAAAGCCGGCGAGTTCGTCTCCGACAATAGCAACCAGTTCAAGATTGAGGTGGTCAACGACAACCTTAACGCTTACAAAATCAGTTATTGTCAGTTCGGCACCGAGAAATGCTTCAACGTTGGCAGATACTACGACCCGTTGACCAGGGCTACGCGTTTGGCTCTGAGTAATACTCCTTTCGTGTTTGTGATCAAACCTACTGATATGTAA